Part of the Spiroplasma turonicum genome, TTTTTTGTTGGTTTGTATCAATATTTTGATAATTATTATATATGTACTTGAATTCATTATTTGCTAATTTTTCAACTTTTCTAATAGTTGATAAAAATAAGTCAGTTTCAAAGTTTGTTGGAGTATTTTGAAATATTGAAGCTAACCTTTCCAGTCCTGCTCCAGTATCAATATTTTTTCTTGGAAGTTCTGTATAATTATTTGATCCATCATTATTAAATTGTGAAAATACAATGTTTCATATTTCAATATATCTATCATTTTCAATGTCATCTTTTAAAAGTTTTGTTCCTAAGTTATTTTTGTCTCATTCATTACCACGGTCAAAAAAAATTTCAGTATTGGGCCCACAAGGACCTTGTCCAACATCTCAAAAATTTGTATCTTTACCACCTTTAAATATATGGTCTTCTTTTATTTTTATTTCCTTAGTTCAAATTTCATAAGCTTCAATATCTTCTTCATATACAGTTATGTATAATAAATCTTTATCGATGCCAAACCATTGATCACTAGTTAATAACTCTCAGGCCATTGATATAGCTTCTTTTTTGAAATAATCTCCAATTGAAAAATTACCTAGCATTTCAAACATTGTTTGGTGTCGTGCTGTAATACCAACATTTTCAATATCATTAGTTCTAATAGATTTTTGAGAATTTGTTAATCTTGGTGAAGGAGGTACTAATCTGCCATCAAAATAAGGTTTTAAGGTAGCTACTCCTGAGTTTATTCATAATAAACTTGGATCATTTACAGGAACTAAACTTACTGGTTCTAAAAAATGATGGTTTTTTTCTTTAAAATATTTTATTCACATATCCCTTATTTGGTTTGTTGATAAATTTTTCATTATTTCCCCCTAATAAAATTTACATTTAGATTATAATACATAATACTAGATTATATTTTTAAATATCTACTTATAAAACTTAAGATATTGCACTATTTAATGACATTTTTTATGTACAGATAATGTAATTCCACTAAACTTATTATCATTAAAATTTTCATTGTTATAGAACATAATATCTCACTCTAAACCTGAAGAGTCAACTGAATAATGCTTATTATAATGCATAGGTTTTAAGCAAATTAAACACAACCTATGAATATCATTAGTATCTTCTTGACCTCCACACTTGCATTCTAATGCATTACTTCATGCGTTTTCTGCAATATCATCTAACTTTATTTTTTTCATTAATACTCCTTTAATAAACTTTTTAATTGTTCAAGCAATTTCTTAATTTCCATCACTAAAGGTAAATAAACATTTTCATCATTGAAATCAACACCAACATCTTTCAATGCTTCTAAAGGATCTTTTGAACCACCTAGTTTAAGAAAGTTTATGATATTTTCTTTTTTGCCGGCTTTAAAATCTTCATAAAGTTTAAAACTTGCAACTATATCAATAGCATATTTATAAACATAATATGGAGAATAAAAAAAATGTGATATATCAGCTCATGAAAATACTTCTCTATCTTTATCATCAAATATTTCATAACCATACTCATCTTCAATTGATTTAAACAATTTTTCTAATCTTGAAGAACTTAAAGACTCATTGTTTGCAATCATTTTATGAGCGCTATGCTCGAATTTTGCAAATTGTATTTGTCTAAAGAATGTAGATATAATATCAAATATTCTTTGTTGGATTAATAATATTTTCTCATCCTTGGTTTTTGCAATATCTAACATGTAGTCAAATAAAATGTGTTCATTAAAAGTAGAAGCAACTTCAGCTAGTATAATTGGGTATTCGTCCAATGGTGAAGGTTGATGCTTAGTAGAAAATAAAGAATGAACTGAATGACCAATCTCATGAGCTAATGTGTTTAAAGAAGAGAATTGATTATCTCAATTCATAAGAATTATGGGGTCTAAATGATGGTTTGATGATGAATATGCACCACTAACTTTATTTTTATCCTCATAATAATCGATCATATTATCTTTAAATGCTATATCGAGGTTAACAACGTACTCTTCTCCTAGAACGTTTAAAGCTTTTTTAACAATACTTATACCTTCTTCTACACTATAAGTAGTTGGTTCTGAATAGCTTAGTTTTAAATCTCTATCTGTTGTAAAAAATTTATCTAGTTTAAGATTATTTTTAATTAACTTGAAGTAATCTTTATAAACATCAATGTGTTTTTTTCCAGCATCTAACAATTTATCATAAATGTTTTCATCAACTTTATCAGAATATAAATACATACTTATTGTAGAACTAAAATTTCTAATACTAAAATCTTCTTTGTCTTTTTGAAGTATACTTTCATAAACTTTTGCATATGTATGTTTATTATTAATATACTTAGCATAATATTTTCTAGTAACTTCTTTTCTTTTATCTTGATCTTTAATCGGGTCAGAATTTTGTATTATATCCATAAAAGTATTTAAATCAACAACAATATCTTTGCCATTATAATTAATTATTTCTTCGCTAATATCAGCATATGTTAATGATTCATAAATATCAATATAATTTGATCTACTTAATTCAACTTTTGCAAGTAGTTTTTCTTTCTCTTTTGATAATATATGATTTTTACTATCAAATAAATCTATATATGATTTTACATATCTATCTAAATTATTTGCTTTTAAAAATTTTAATATATCGTTTAAATCTAAATTCAAAATTTCAGGTGTAATGAAACTCAATTTAACATCAATTTCTTGTGAAGTACTATTATAAATTGAATCTATTTCTTTTAATTCCTCACTTGTTTTATCTAAATCATATAAATGTAAATACCTAGTTAACTTAGATTCTATTTTATCAGCTTCTTCTTCTAAATTTATTAACTTGATAAAACTGTCTTCTTTATTTAGAGTGCCTTTTAAACTATAAATCTTGTCAACTAAACTTAACAAAGTATTTAGATCTGATTTTCATTCAGTAATATTTTTATAAATGTTATTGAAGTCTCATTTATATTTATTTAATGCTTCTTTTCTTTTCATAATATAATTATAAGTTATTAAATACTAAATTATTTACAATAACTAGAAAATTTTTATTAGTTTTAAAGGTTTATTAATAATAATTCTATTTATGGTATAATAACACACATAGGAGAAGAAGAAAATGAAAAAATTATTAGGTTTATTTAGTGCTTTTGGTGTTATTGCATCAACAGCAGCAATTTCAGCAAATGTTGTATCTTGTGGGAATAAAGATGACGCAAAAAGTCTTACATATAATGAAGGTAAAAGCGATAAAGATGTAGTTGAAATGTTAACAAATGAATCAGCAAAAATTGGTATGGAAGATTCAAAACCTTTACAAGTAAAAGACGGAAAGTTAGATGCAGATTATAAAGACACCGAAAATACAAATGAAGATGGTCAAAAAGTTACAATTGAAGGAGCTTTTGTTATATCAGCTTCAAGTAGTTCAAAGGATAAGTCTTTTACAGATGAAGTGAATAAAATATTTAAAGAAACTGGTGACTTAATACCAAGTCATAATGATGATGATACAGGTTTTGATTACCTTATGACCATTAAGGGTTCAAAGGGTTCAAAAAATTTTGATTTAAATATTGTTAAATTTACAGTTGCTAAAAATGGTGATAAATACAGTTATGAAACAAAAACAGACTATAGAATAACTGTTACAATACCTTCTGAAAGCACAAAATAATTTAAGTTTAAAAAAATGCCTTTGTTGGCATTTTTTTTATTTTATTTTTTATTTTTTTAAAAATAGTATGTAAAACTAAATTAATAAATATAATAAGTTTATTTTAATAATTCAAACATTGATTTTAACATTGGCGCTTTACCTCTATGTTCAGAATCGGCAGTTGCTGCTATATCTAAATGTAAATATTCTTTACCTTCTGCGAATGAATCCAAAAATGCAGCAGCTGTTGAAGAACCTGCTTCTCTACCTGGTTCAGAGTTTGTTAAATCAGCAATTTTTGAGCATTTCATAGCTTCTAAATGATCACAAATTAGTGGTTGTCTTCAAACTGGTTCAAGAGCTTTTTTTGCTGCTTTTTCAAACTCTGTAAAGAATTCATCTGATTTAGTGAATACACCTGTAAATCACTTACCTAAAGCAACTACAATTGCACCAGTTAATGTTGCTACAGTAATAACTTTTTCAGCTTTTTGATTTCTTACTGCATAAGTTATTCCATCAGCTAAAACTAATCTACCTTCAGCATCAGTGTTATTTATTTCAACAGTCATTCCATTCATTGAAGTTATAACAGATTCTGTAAGTGTAGCGTGGCCACCAATTCTATTATCTGTAAACATTCCAACTGCTACAACATTACATTTTGCTTTTGCTTTTGCTAATGCCATTACAGTTGATAATGTAATTGCTGCACCAGACATATCAAATTTCATATCATCAAGATAATTAGAAGGTTTTAAGTTGTAACCTCCTGAGTCAAATGTTATTCCTTTACCAACAAGAGCTACTTTTTTTTGATTTGAGTCTCCAGTATATTCTAAAACAACTACTCTTGGTTCAACATATGAACCTGCATTTACACTTAATAATAAACCCATTTTCATTTCTTCAATTTGTTTTTTGTCATAAACTGTAACTTTTAAGTTTTCAATACCTTTTGCTTTTTCTTTAATTCTTTCTGCTAACTCAACAGAAGTACCTATATTTGGGGGAAGGTCTTGTAAGTCTCTTGCAAAATTTTGGAATTCCATTTTGTTTGAAGACTCGTTAAATAAATCATTATATTTTTCATTAAACATAAAGTTATAATTTTTACATTTACAATCTTCTTTTTTCATTGTATATTGTTTGTGTGTTTCAAAATACAAAGTTTCAACAACAGCTTTAAAAGCCATTTCTTTTTCACTGAATAGGTTTAAGAAAGAATCAACATCAATATTTAAGTCATACTTGTTGGTTTTAAAGAATGGTATTAGCACTTTGACTAAACCTTTTACACAACATTTATCTTTAATAAAAAAGTATATTGTTTTTTCACTTTCAATTAAAGTTGTTGAACCATGTTCTTTTATTACTAATTCATTTAATTTATCTTCTGGTCCAACAGCTTTTAGTGTTAAACCTAAACTTTTATCATTTATTGTTATCATAATATTTCTCCTTTATTTATATTCTATTATATAGTAAGCCATTAAAATCATAAAGATTTATTATTTGTTTACATAATTTATTTCTACACTTAACAAAAACATTAAGTTTTATTGATAATTTATTAACATTCAACAATTTTGATGTCATATTACCGTGATTTTGATCACACTTTGCTTTTTTAGACAAAAGTTTTGTATTTAAGTTATATATTTTTGAACGCAAGATATATATATAATAAGTTTCTAATAATAGTCTTTTATTTTGATCACTTTCGAAAGTTAAGATTAGAAACTTTATATTTTTTTCAGAAGCTCCTAAACTTCTCATTTTTTTATATTTCTTTTTTGTTGTATTTAGATTTGCAACATGTTGTCTGAATCTCTTGAATAAATCAATTGATTCTCCAACATAAGTAAATATTATTTCATTATCAATTTCACAATACATCAAATAAACACCAGAAAAAACTGTTTTTTCTTTTTTTATTAAATTATAATCAATACATATTTTTAAACCTTTTAGATAATTTATAATTTTATAATAATAAGCTTCATGTAATCTAATTAACTCCTGTTTTAACTTAGTTTTAACATCTTTAATAATGTTGAATTTTTCTTGAGCATTCACTTTTAGGGTACTTTTTATTTAAATTAAGATAAGCTATATCCGTTATTTAAAGCAAAATGTATAGTTACAATGAAATAAATTCAACAAAACAAATAATTTATTATTGGAGTTAAAAACATTAGTATCACAATGAAGTATTGTCCTACACATCTAGAACTAGAGAATGATTTAAAAACTCGTAAACAAGATATTGACAATATAACTGATTTCAAATAAAGAGATATAACAAACACAATTGCAAATACATACAAAGTTGTTACAACTTCTGTTAATGTTTTAGTCTCGATTACAATTGAACCTTTTTTTATTAATAGGTAAACCACTAACATTGCTATTGAAAATAATAATTCAAATAAACCTATTAATAAAAATCAAATTATTTTGGACTTTTTTATTTCTCTATTATCAATATTTTTATTAGTAATTATGAATAAAAACAAAAAAACAAAATATATTAAGACAAATTCACCAATTGTGCTTCTATTACGATTTCTGTTAGAATATTTTGACATTTTAACCTCTTATTTTTTATAAGATTATTATAAACTTTTAAAACAAAAAAAACATTTTATAGTAAACAAATGTTATCTATAAAATGTTTTAAAGTTATTAAACTTCTATTGAAGTAACTGTTCCAGCTCCAATAGTTCTTCCACCTTCTCTAATTGAGAATTTAGTTCCTTGTTCAACAGCAATTGGTTTTATCAATTCAATTGTTAATTCAACATTATCTCCAGGCATAACCATGTCTGTACCTTGTGGTAAATGAACTTCTCCAGTAACATCTGTTGTACGGAAGTAAAATTGAGGTCTATATTTATTAAAGAATGGTTTGTGACGTCCACCTTCTTCTTGAGTTAAAGCATAAACAGATGCTAAAAGTTTAGTATGAGGTTTAATAGTTCCTGGTTTTGCAAGAACTTGTCCACGTTCGATATTGTTTCTATCAACACCTCTTAATAATGCCCCAACATTATCTCCAGCTTCTGCATAATCAAGTAATTTTCTGAACATTTCTAAACCAGTAACAACTACTTTTTTGCTTTCTTCAACTAAACCAACAATTTCAACTTCATCGTTAGTTTTAATAACTCCTCTTTCAACTCTTCCAGTTGCAACAGTTCCACGTCCTGTTATTGTAAATACGTCTTCAACAGGCATTAAGAATGTTTTTTCTTTATCACGAACTGGTGTTGGGATATATTCATCAACTGAGTTCATTAGTTCTTCAACTTTTGCAACTCATTTTTCATCACCATTTAATGCTCCTAGAGCAGAACCATGAATAACTGGTGCTCCATCTCCATCAAATTCATACTGACTTAATAATTCTCTAACTTCCATTTCAACTAATTCAATTAGTTCTTGGTCATCAACCATATCACATTTGTTTAAGAAAACAACGATAGCTGGTACACCAACTTGTCTTGAAAGTAGAATGTGTTCTCTAGTTTGAGGCATTGGTCCATCAGTTGCAGCTACAACTAATATTGCTCCATCCATTTGTGCAGCTCCTGTAATCATGTTTTTAACATAATCGGCATGACCTGGACAGTCCACGTGAGCGTAGTGTCTTTTATCTGTTTTATATTCAACGTGAGATGTATTAATTGTAATACCACGTTCTCTTTCTTCAGGTGCGTTATCAATATTTGCGTAATCTTTAAATTCTGCACCACCTTTTGCTGCTAAAACTTTTGTAATTGCAGCTGTTAAAGTAGTTTTACCATGGTCAACGTGTCCAATTGTTCCAATATTAACGTGAGGTAAACTACGGTCGAATGCTTCTTTTGCCATAATTTTCAATTCCTTTCATAATAATTTTTTAAAATGTCATAAATAATTTTAATTGATTTTATATAAAATACAATAGTTTTTATTTTAAGATAAATTTTATTTTTGAGATTTTTTGATTATCTCTTCTGCAACGTTTCTTGGGGCTTCATTATAGTGACTAAAAATCATTGTATAGTTTCCACGCCCTTGTGTAAATGATCTTAATTCAGTTGCATAACCAAACATTTCTGCTAAAGGAACTTTTGCCTTAACAGTTTGAGCATTTCCTCTTTGTTCTGAACCCTCAATTAATCCACGTTTTGATGATATGTTACCCATAACATCACCATAATATTCATCAGGGACAGTTACTTCAACTGACATAATTGGTTCCAATAAAACTGGATTAACTTTTTTAGCAGCCTCTTTTAATGCAAGTGAAGCTGCAATTTTATATGCCATCTCACTTGAGTCAACATCATGGTATGAACCATCAACAATTGTTGCTTTTACATCAATCATTGGGAATCCTGCAATAACACCGTTTTGTAATGCATTTTCTAAACCAACTCTTGCTGCATTAATGTATTCTTTTGAGATTTTACCACCAACAATTTTGTCAACTCATTCGAATCCTTTATCATGGTTTGGTTCGAACTCAATCACAACGTGTCCATATTGTCCACGTCCACCTGATTGTTTAACATACTTACCTTCAACTTTTGCAGAACCTTTAATTGTTTCTCTATAAGAAACCTGTGGTGCACCAACGTTTGTTTCAACTTTGAATTCTCTTTTTAACCTGTCAACAATAATGTCAAGGTGTAATTCACCCATACCAGCAATAATTGTTTGACCTGTTTCTTCGTCTGTGAAAGTTCTAAAAGTTGGGTCTTCTTCAGATAATTTATTTAGTGATATACCTAGTTTTTCTTGATCAGCTTTTGTTTTTGGTTCAAGAGCTAAATGAATAACTGGTTCAGGGAATACCATTGATTCTAATATAATAGGATTTTTTTCATCTGATAATGTATCACCTGTTGTTGTATCTTTCAAACCAACAGCTGCTGCAATATCTCCTGCATATACTTCTTCAATTTCTTCTCTATTGTTGGCATGCATTCTTAATAAACGACCAACACGTTCTTTTTTATCTTTTGTAGCATTTAATACATAACTACCTTTATTCAATACACCTGAGTAAACTCTAAAAAATGTTAACTTACCAACAAATGGGTCAGTCATTATTTTAAATGCAAGTGCTGAGAAAGGTTCATCATCAGTAGAATGTCTTTCTGATTCTGAACCATCAGGCAATTCACCTTTAATTGATGGAACATCTAATGGTGAAGGTAAATAATCAACAACTGCATCTAATAAAAGCTTAACTCCTTTATTTTTAAATGCAGAACCTGCAAGAACAGGAAAGAATTCAGCTGAAATAACACCCTTACGTATTGCACTTTTTAATTCTGGTATTGTAATTTCTCCACCATCTAAAAATTTCATCATTAGTTCTTCATCATATTCCACAGCCGCTTCAACTAATTGAGCTCTTAATTCTTCAGCTTGTGCTTTTAGTTCAGTTGGTATTTCTATTTCCTTAGCTATTTCTTCAGCTGCACCATCAAAGTGTCATGCTTTCATTTCAACTAAGTCAATAATCCCTGAGAACTGATCTTCAGCACCAATTGGTAATTGAATTGGAGATGCTTTTGCACCCAATCTATCCCCAATTGTTTTCACTGAATATATGAAGTCTGCTCCAGTTTTATCCATTTTATTTACAAAAACGACTCTTGGAACTTTATAAGTAGTTGCTTGTCTTCATACTGTTTCAGTTTGTGGTTCAACACCACTTTGTCCATCAAGAACTGCTACAGCTCCGTCTAATACTCTTAATGATCTTTCTACTTCAACTGTAAAGTCAACGTGACCTGGAGTATCAATAATGTTAAATCTATGGTCTGCTCAAAATGCAGTAGTTGCAGCAGAAGTAATTGTTATACCACGTTCTTGTTCTTGTGCCATTCAGTCCATTTGTGATTCTCCTTCATGAGTTTCACCAATTTTGTGAATTTTACCAGTGTGGAATAAAATACGTTCTGTTGTTGTAGTTTTACCCGCATCAATATGAGCCATAATACCAAAGTTTCTTGTTTTATCTAAACTATATTCTCTTGGCATAATTGCACCTCCTTAAAAATTATCAGCGATAATGAGCAAAAGCTTTGTTAGCTTCAGCCATCTTATGTGTGTCTTCACGTTTTTTAACTGAACCACCAACTCCATTTGATGCATCAATTATTTCGTTAGCTAATCTATCTATCATTTCTTTTTCGTTTCTTAATCTTGCATAATTAATTAATCATCTTAATGCAAGAGTAACTTTTCGTTCATTTGAAACTTCAATAGGAACTTGATAATTGGCCCCACCAATACGTCTAACTTTTAATTCTAAATGAGGTTTAATATTTTCAATAGCCTTATTAAAAACTTCTATAGGACTTACCTGAGTTTTTTCCTTTATAATATCAAATGCTTTATATAGAATATGTTGGGCTGTTCCTCTTTTACCATCTAACATAATTTTATTAACTGCTTTAGTAACTAGTTTTGAATTATATATTGGATCTGGTAGTACATCCCTTTTTTCAGCTTGATGTTTACGCATTGTTTTATCTCCTTTCTAATTATTTTTTATCTTTAGGTCTTTTAGCACCATAAAGAGAACGACTTTGCATTCTTTTATTTACACCTGTAGTATCAAGTGTACCTCTTATTATATGGTAACGAACCCCGGGTAAATCTTTAACTCTACCACCACGTATTAGAACAACACTATGTTCTTGTAAATTATGTCCTTCACCAGGTATATAAGCAGTAACTTCCATACCGTTTGTTAGTCTAACCCTTGCATATTTTCTTAAAGCAGAGTTAGGTTTTTTAGGTGTCATAGTTGCAACCCTTGTACAAACACCTCTTTTTTGAGGAGAAGATACTTTAGTCACTTTTTTTAGTAAAGTATTAACACCTCTATTAAGAGCTGGAGCTTTAGTTTTAAAAGTTTTAGCTTTTCTTGGTTTTCTAACTAATTGATTAATTGTAGCCATTAGGTTTCCTCCTTTCCACAATACCGAGTGTTTAATATTACACAAAAGTAATTATACATTATTATTTTAAAAAATAAAAAAAATTATTTAAATTTTGTTATAAAAATAAGCTATAACTAATTATATAAATTTATATTTGGTAACATTTTATCAAATGCTTGTTTGTTCATAAGACCCTCATTAAGTGGATATGTTAAAACTAATTCAAGTAATAATACTATAAGATAATAAGTTTCTAAATATTGCATAAATAAGTCAAATCTTTTAACACTTAATTCATCTTCTTTAGTTTTTGCTAGTTTGTTTTGAAGCTGATTATAATTATCAATAAAAGTCATCATATTTTCTAATAACATTGATACTGCTAACATTGAATCTAATTCTGTTACTTTAATAATTCAAATGTTAAAATTTTTAAAAACTTCTTGATTATCTTGGTCTAGTCCTAACTCATTATATTTAAAATTGAGTTCACTAAATTTAACTCCTATTGCCTGGACTGATGTAGTAATTAGAGTATCTATGCCTTCTTTAGTAGAAATAGATTTAGTTTCTAGTTCACTAGATTTTAAATTAGTATCAAGTGATAACATTACTACAATTGCATTTTTTATAATCGATAATAAGTGATTAATAATTATTAATTCATCTTTATTATTATTTAATGGTTGTCAATCTTTAAATGATTTATGTATAGTTTCACCTAAATTTTCTAAATTACTCATTGATTTCAAATCAATATTATCTTCTAAAAATTCTAATACATTCTTTGGTATTGCAAAATGATCTCTTATATTA contains:
- the pepF gene encoding oligoendopeptidase F gives rise to the protein MKRKEALNKYKWDFNNIYKNITEWKSDLNTLLSLVDKIYSLKGTLNKEDSFIKLINLEEEADKIESKLTRYLHLYDLDKTSEELKEIDSIYNSTSQEIDVKLSFITPEILNLDLNDILKFLKANNLDRYVKSYIDLFDSKNHILSKEKEKLLAKVELSRSNYIDIYESLTYADISEEIINYNGKDIVVDLNTFMDIIQNSDPIKDQDKRKEVTRKYYAKYINNKHTYAKVYESILQKDKEDFSIRNFSSTISMYLYSDKVDENIYDKLLDAGKKHIDVYKDYFKLIKNNLKLDKFFTTDRDLKLSYSEPTTYSVEEGISIVKKALNVLGEEYVVNLDIAFKDNMIDYYEDKNKVSGAYSSSNHHLDPIILMNWDNQFSSLNTLAHEIGHSVHSLFSTKHQPSPLDEYPIILAEVASTFNEHILFDYMLDIAKTKDEKILLIQQRIFDIISTFFRQIQFAKFEHSAHKMIANNESLSSSRLEKLFKSIEDEYGYEIFDDKDREVFSWADISHFFYSPYYVYKYAIDIVASFKLYEDFKAGKKENIINFLKLGGSKDPLEALKDVGVDFNDENVYLPLVMEIKKLLEQLKSLLKEY
- a CDS encoding M17 family metallopeptidase; its protein translation is MITINDKSLGLTLKAVGPEDKLNELVIKEHGSTTLIESEKTIYFFIKDKCCVKGLVKVLIPFFKTNKYDLNIDVDSFLNLFSEKEMAFKAVVETLYFETHKQYTMKKEDCKCKNYNFMFNEKYNDLFNESSNKMEFQNFARDLQDLPPNIGTSVELAERIKEKAKGIENLKVTVYDKKQIEEMKMGLLLSVNAGSYVEPRVVVLEYTGDSNQKKVALVGKGITFDSGGYNLKPSNYLDDMKFDMSGAAITLSTVMALAKAKAKCNVVAVGMFTDNRIGGHATLTESVITSMNGMTVEINNTDAEGRLVLADGITYAVRNQKAEKVITVATLTGAIVVALGKWFTGVFTKSDEFFTEFEKAAKKALEPVWRQPLICDHLEAMKCSKIADLTNSEPGREAGSSTAAAFLDSFAEGKEYLHLDIAATADSEHRGKAPMLKSMFELLK
- a CDS encoding GIY-YIG nuclease family protein, which gives rise to MNAQEKFNIIKDVKTKLKQELIRLHEAYYYKIINYLKGLKICIDYNLIKKEKTVFSGVYLMYCEIDNEIIFTYVGESIDLFKRFRQHVANLNTTKKKYKKMRSLGASEKNIKFLILTFESDQNKRLLLETYYIYILRSKIYNLNTKLLSKKAKCDQNHGNMTSKLLNVNKLSIKLNVFVKCRNKLCKQIINLYDFNGLLYNRI
- the tuf gene encoding elongation factor Tu translates to MAKEAFDRSLPHVNIGTIGHVDHGKTTLTAAITKVLAAKGGAEFKDYANIDNAPEERERGITINTSHVEYKTDKRHYAHVDCPGHADYVKNMITGAAQMDGAILVVAATDGPMPQTREHILLSRQVGVPAIVVFLNKCDMVDDQELIELVEMEVRELLSQYEFDGDGAPVIHGSALGALNGDEKWVAKVEELMNSVDEYIPTPVRDKEKTFLMPVEDVFTITGRGTVATGRVERGVIKTNDEVEIVGLVEESKKVVVTGLEMFRKLLDYAEAGDNVGALLRGVDRNNIERGQVLAKPGTIKPHTKLLASVYALTQEEGGRHKPFFNKYRPQFYFRTTDVTGEVHLPQGTDMVMPGDNVELTIELIKPIAVEQGTKFSIREGGRTIGAGTVTSIEV
- the fusA gene encoding elongation factor G produces the protein MPREYSLDKTRNFGIMAHIDAGKTTTTERILFHTGKIHKIGETHEGESQMDWMAQEQERGITITSAATTAFWADHRFNIIDTPGHVDFTVEVERSLRVLDGAVAVLDGQSGVEPQTETVWRQATTYKVPRVVFVNKMDKTGADFIYSVKTIGDRLGAKASPIQLPIGAEDQFSGIIDLVEMKAWHFDGAAEEIAKEIEIPTELKAQAEELRAQLVEAAVEYDEELMMKFLDGGEITIPELKSAIRKGVISAEFFPVLAGSAFKNKGVKLLLDAVVDYLPSPLDVPSIKGELPDGSESERHSTDDEPFSALAFKIMTDPFVGKLTFFRVYSGVLNKGSYVLNATKDKKERVGRLLRMHANNREEIEEVYAGDIAAAVGLKDTTTGDTLSDEKNPIILESMVFPEPVIHLALEPKTKADQEKLGISLNKLSEEDPTFRTFTDEETGQTIIAGMGELHLDIIVDRLKREFKVETNVGAPQVSYRETIKGSAKVEGKYVKQSGGRGQYGHVVIEFEPNHDKGFEWVDKIVGGKISKEYINAARVGLENALQNGVIAGFPMIDVKATIVDGSYHDVDSSEMAYKIAASLALKEAAKKVNPVLLEPIMSVEVTVPDEYYGDVMGNISSKRGLIEGSEQRGNAQTVKAKVPLAEMFGYATELRSFTQGRGNYTMIFSHYNEAPRNVAEEIIKKSQK
- the rpsG gene encoding 30S ribosomal protein S7, giving the protein MRKHQAEKRDVLPDPIYNSKLVTKAVNKIMLDGKRGTAQHILYKAFDIIKEKTQVSPIEVFNKAIENIKPHLELKVRRIGGANYQVPIEVSNERKVTLALRWLINYARLRNEKEMIDRLANEIIDASNGVGGSVKKREDTHKMAEANKAFAHYRW
- the rpsL gene encoding 30S ribosomal protein S12; the encoded protein is MATINQLVRKPRKAKTFKTKAPALNRGVNTLLKKVTKVSSPQKRGVCTRVATMTPKKPNSALRKYARVRLTNGMEVTAYIPGEGHNLQEHSVVLIRGGRVKDLPGVRYHIIRGTLDTTGVNKRMQSRSLYGAKRPKDKK